A window of Metabacillus sp. B2-18 contains these coding sequences:
- a CDS encoding glutamine--tRNA ligase/YqeY domain fusion protein yields MEQNSSNFIKSIIKEDLETGKRDYVYTRFPPEPNGYLHIGHAKSIVINFGLADEFNGKTNLRFDDTNPLKEDTEFVESIKEDVAWLGYEWDGMFFASDYFEEMYNRAVLLINKGKAYVDDLTADEIREYRGTLTAPGKESPYRNRSIEENLDLFDRMRKGEFGNGEKVLRAKIDMSSPNINLRDPVIYRVSHATHHNTGDAWCIYPMYAFAHPLEDAIEGITHSLCTTEFEDQRPLYNWVIEECEMEHKPQQIEFGRLGITNTVMSKRKLKQLVDEKFVDGWDDPRMPTISGLRRKGYTPKAIREFVKETGVSKGVATVDEAMLEHFVREDLKLQSPRTMGVLKPLKVVITNYPEDQVEMLDAEINPEVPEMGTRQIPFSREIYIEQEDFMEDPPKKYFRLFPGNEVRLKHAYFIKCEDVIKDEDGNIVEIHCTYDPETKSGTGFTGRKVKGTLHWVDAKHSLPAEFRLYEPLILDKDKEETEVQEDPSEEKTFLDYVNQQSLEVLQGFIEPNMKDVQPHDKFQFFRHGYFNVDPKHTSEEKAVFNRIVSLKSSFKLK; encoded by the coding sequence TTGGAACAAAACTCCTCAAACTTTATTAAGAGCATTATTAAAGAGGATCTTGAAACGGGAAAACGCGACTATGTATACACTCGCTTCCCACCAGAACCGAATGGATATCTACATATTGGTCACGCGAAGTCAATTGTCATAAATTTTGGATTGGCAGATGAATTTAACGGGAAAACAAATTTGCGTTTTGACGATACGAACCCTTTAAAAGAAGATACAGAATTCGTTGAATCCATAAAAGAAGATGTTGCATGGCTTGGCTATGAATGGGACGGCATGTTTTTTGCTTCAGATTATTTTGAGGAAATGTACAATCGTGCTGTTCTTCTTATTAACAAAGGTAAAGCATACGTTGATGACTTAACTGCAGATGAAATAAGAGAATATCGTGGAACATTAACGGCACCTGGTAAGGAAAGTCCTTACCGCAATCGCTCGATTGAAGAAAATTTAGATTTATTTGACCGCATGCGCAAGGGTGAGTTTGGCAACGGTGAAAAAGTACTTCGCGCCAAGATTGATATGTCTTCACCAAATATTAATTTGCGTGATCCTGTTATTTATCGTGTGTCACATGCTACACATCATAATACTGGTGATGCTTGGTGTATCTATCCGATGTATGCTTTTGCTCATCCATTAGAAGATGCTATCGAAGGAATTACACACTCACTTTGTACAACTGAATTTGAAGATCAACGCCCTCTTTATAACTGGGTTATTGAAGAGTGTGAAATGGAGCATAAGCCACAGCAGATCGAATTTGGCCGCCTTGGCATTACAAATACTGTGATGAGTAAGCGTAAATTAAAGCAGCTAGTTGACGAAAAATTTGTTGATGGTTGGGATGATCCTCGTATGCCAACGATTTCTGGCCTACGTAGAAAAGGCTACACTCCTAAAGCAATCCGTGAATTTGTAAAAGAAACGGGTGTTTCAAAAGGTGTTGCAACGGTTGATGAGGCGATGCTTGAACATTTTGTTCGAGAAGATTTAAAACTACAGTCACCACGTACAATGGGTGTTTTAAAGCCACTAAAGGTGGTCATTACTAACTACCCTGAAGATCAAGTAGAAATGCTTGATGCAGAAATTAATCCTGAGGTCCCTGAAATGGGAACAAGACAAATCCCATTTTCTCGTGAAATTTATATTGAACAAGAAGATTTTATGGAGGATCCTCCAAAAAAATATTTCCGCTTGTTCCCAGGCAATGAAGTTCGCCTTAAGCATGCCTACTTTATTAAATGTGAAGATGTTATCAAAGATGAGGATGGTAACATTGTAGAAATCCATTGTACCTACGATCCTGAAACAAAGAGTGGAACTGGGTTTACAGGTCGTAAAGTAAAAGGAACTCTTCACTGGGTGGATGCAAAGCATTCATTACCGGCCGAGTTTCGCTTATACGAACCACTTATCCTTGATAAGGATAAAGAAGAAACTGAGGTTCAAGAAGATCCGTCAGAGGAAAAAACATTCCTCGATTATGTGAATCAACAATCTCTTGAGGTGCTACAAGGGTTCATAGAGCCCAATATGAAAGATGTTCAACCACATGATAAGTTTCAGTTCTTCCGTCACGGCTATTTTAATGTGGATCCGAAACATACTTCCGAAGAAAAAGCTGTGTTTAACCGAATTGTTTCTTTAAAGAGTTCATTTAAGTTAAAGTAA
- a CDS encoding sugar ABC transporter substrate-binding protein, with protein sequence MKNRFFNAAFLLTIVLTLIVTGCSSNSGETAESTQAKGDPEVSLDNVPERFANGEGAKIKVIRKIGGDDHTAQFLAGAKEEGEALGFTVDVFTANGDTAKFHDAIAQGLEEDYDGFIISHGDDEATVDAVQKLVDAGKSVVTFDSNEGLAEIGGVTLTSQDDEALAKLALDQLVQDTNGEANIVYLWVDGFPPMVRRNAVYQDILANNSGIKEVERFGVAAADTSVQTQNAVAAMLNKHPKGEIDAIFATWDAFAIGAARAIKEAGRDEIKIYGIDVSNADLQEMQNEKSSWKYTAAVDPKLIGAIDMRLLAKKLAGEETPEAYNLEASLISQEALLQSSEPINMVNLADTVEGWGQSTEFEEEWMKTLKEYYKK encoded by the coding sequence ATGAAAAACAGATTTTTTAATGCAGCATTTCTTTTGACTATTGTGCTGACGTTAATTGTGACAGGTTGTTCTTCAAATAGTGGAGAAACAGCTGAATCAACTCAAGCTAAAGGAGATCCAGAAGTATCATTAGATAATGTACCTGAACGTTTTGCAAATGGTGAAGGTGCTAAAATCAAAGTTATCCGTAAAATCGGTGGAGATGATCATACAGCTCAATTTTTAGCAGGAGCTAAAGAAGAAGGAGAAGCGTTAGGATTTACAGTTGATGTATTTACCGCAAACGGTGACACAGCTAAATTCCATGATGCAATTGCCCAGGGCTTAGAGGAAGACTATGACGGTTTTATCATTTCACATGGGGATGATGAAGCAACTGTTGATGCTGTTCAAAAGCTTGTTGATGCAGGAAAAAGTGTTGTTACATTTGATTCAAATGAAGGGTTAGCTGAAATTGGTGGGGTAACATTAACTTCACAAGATGATGAGGCGTTAGCAAAGCTCGCGTTAGATCAATTAGTTCAAGATACAAACGGGGAAGCAAACATTGTTTATCTATGGGTTGACGGGTTCCCACCAATGGTGAGAAGAAACGCAGTGTACCAAGATATTCTTGCTAACAATTCAGGTATTAAAGAAGTAGAACGCTTTGGAGTTGCAGCAGCAGATACATCTGTTCAAACACAAAATGCTGTGGCGGCAATGTTGAACAAACATCCAAAAGGTGAAATTGATGCTATTTTTGCAACATGGGATGCTTTTGCAATAGGTGCAGCGCGTGCGATTAAAGAAGCTGGAAGAGATGAAATTAAGATTTATGGAATTGATGTTTCAAATGCAGATCTTCAAGAAATGCAAAATGAAAAAAGTTCTTGGAAGTACACAGCAGCTGTTGATCCGAAGTTAATTGGTGCAATTGATATGAGATTGTTAGCGAAAAAGCTTGCAGGTGAAGAAACACCAGAAGCGTATAATCTTGAAGCTTCTCTTATTTCACAGGAAGCATTGTTACAGTCAAGTGAGCCAATTAATATGGTGAATTTAGCAGATACTGTGGAAGGCTGGGGCCAATCTACTGAATTTGAAGAAGAGTGGATGAAAACGTTAAAAGAATATTATAAGAAATAA
- a CDS encoding sugar ABC transporter ATP-binding protein, protein MNHSVLEMKKISIEFPGVKALDEVDFIMTSGTTHALIGANGAGKSTLMKVLSGAYTHYTGEILIDQTKTIIKSPKDAQKNGIQIVHQEVDTALIPYLTVGENIMLTKTVNEMGKRQFIQWKKLHEHATTILNSLNIKVSSTKLVSELTLAEKQMVLIARTVSSDCKFLILDEPTAPLSHSETVELFRIVRELKEKNVGIIFISHRLPEIFEICDDITIMRNGKLVTHEKISETTPNRVVESMLGKELEEQFPLKAIHPGELLFEVNNLSDSEKLSSVSLQIRQGEIVGIAGLVGAGKTELCKALFGETKVKSGELKLNGKKLSISNPYQAVKSGIALVPEERRKEGILVQESVVTNLTAANLGAFTKPFSFLNRKAEKQKAVELIKSLGIKTPSEETKVQNLSGGNQQKIAIGKWLITDADVYIFDEPTKGVDVGAKKDIFDLISELASRGKAIIYASSELAEIIGITNRLYVLYDGQIAKELETDATNEEELLYYSTGGN, encoded by the coding sequence ATGAATCACTCAGTATTAGAAATGAAAAAAATTTCAATTGAATTTCCTGGTGTAAAAGCATTAGATGAGGTTGACTTTATTATGACAAGTGGAACAACACATGCTTTAATTGGTGCGAACGGTGCTGGAAAATCAACATTAATGAAGGTGCTATCAGGTGCTTATACTCACTATACCGGGGAAATCTTAATTGACCAGACCAAAACGATCATCAAGTCACCTAAAGATGCACAAAAAAATGGTATACAAATTGTTCATCAAGAAGTCGACACTGCCCTTATCCCTTATTTAACAGTTGGAGAAAATATTATGCTTACAAAGACTGTGAATGAAATGGGAAAGAGACAATTTATTCAATGGAAAAAGCTGCATGAGCATGCAACAACAATATTAAACAGCTTGAATATAAAAGTATCTTCCACAAAACTTGTTAGTGAATTAACTTTGGCTGAGAAGCAAATGGTTCTAATTGCAAGAACAGTTTCTTCGGATTGCAAATTTTTAATTTTAGATGAACCAACTGCACCATTAAGTCACTCTGAAACAGTGGAATTGTTCCGTATTGTTCGTGAACTGAAAGAAAAGAATGTTGGGATTATCTTTATATCACATCGTCTTCCTGAAATCTTTGAAATATGTGATGACATTACAATTATGAGAAATGGAAAACTTGTAACTCACGAAAAGATAAGTGAAACAACACCTAACCGAGTAGTGGAAAGCATGCTAGGAAAAGAGTTAGAGGAGCAATTTCCTCTAAAAGCAATTCATCCAGGAGAATTGCTCTTTGAAGTAAATAATTTAAGTGATTCTGAAAAGTTGAGTTCTGTTTCATTACAGATTCGTCAAGGTGAGATTGTAGGGATCGCAGGTCTTGTAGGTGCAGGGAAGACAGAATTATGCAAGGCATTGTTTGGAGAGACAAAGGTAAAATCTGGTGAGTTAAAACTTAATGGTAAAAAATTGTCAATTTCCAACCCATACCAGGCTGTAAAATCTGGGATTGCCTTGGTGCCAGAGGAAAGGCGAAAAGAAGGCATTCTTGTTCAAGAGTCTGTTGTGACCAATTTAACTGCAGCAAATCTAGGAGCATTTACCAAGCCTTTTAGCTTTTTGAATCGAAAAGCAGAAAAGCAAAAGGCGGTTGAGTTAATAAAAAGTTTAGGGATAAAAACACCTTCTGAGGAAACGAAAGTACAAAATTTATCTGGAGGTAATCAACAAAAAATCGCAATAGGTAAATGGCTGATAACCGATGCGGATGTCTATATTTTTGATGAACCAACTAAGGGTGTTGATGTTGGTGCTAAAAAAGATATCTTTGACCTGATCAGTGAGCTTGCGAGTAGAGGAAAAGCAATTATTTATGCATCTTCTGAATTGGCTGAGATTATAGGTATTACAAACAGATTATATGTCCTATATGATGGTCAAATCGCTAAGGAATTAGAAACAGATGCAACGAATGAAGAAGAACTATTATATTATTCAACAGGAGGCAACTAG
- a CDS encoding ABC transporter permease, producing the protein MADVNPVQSTNSKKSFDLFQILYKYGTILTIFILIAVFAASNPAFIQGNNIINILRSISIVTIIAIGITISLSVNGFDLSVGSVASLSNAIVISMFVWFSQNTVIAILSAIIASLLVGILNSFIIVKIKVPDMLLTLATMFIIQGIALTYTKGATVSQNMVMPDGTFATGMISPVFEKIGQVPWIIIIMVIVVVVVHVFLTYTKHGRYMYVIGGNIEAARLSGIPVNKYKVVAYLLSALFAAIGGIVLASRVMTAEINAGAPYLMDSVAAAFIGFSVLGAGKPNAFGTFVGAVLIGILQNGLVMMSVPYFAMDIVKGTVLAFALGLTYYKLK; encoded by the coding sequence ATGGCAGATGTAAATCCTGTACAATCAACCAATTCAAAGAAATCATTTGATCTTTTTCAAATTTTATATAAGTATGGAACCATTTTAACAATATTTATCTTAATAGCTGTTTTTGCTGCATCCAATCCAGCATTTATTCAAGGAAATAACATAATTAATATCTTAAGGTCCATATCCATTGTGACAATCATTGCTATTGGTATCACGATTTCTCTTTCTGTAAATGGGTTTGATTTATCTGTGGGATCTGTTGCTTCTTTATCAAATGCAATAGTCATTTCAATGTTTGTTTGGTTTTCACAGAACACAGTTATTGCCATACTTTCTGCTATTATTGCATCATTATTAGTTGGTATTTTAAACTCATTTATTATCGTAAAAATAAAGGTACCAGATATGCTACTTACGCTGGCCACTATGTTTATTATTCAAGGTATTGCACTAACGTATACAAAGGGTGCGACTGTGTCGCAAAACATGGTTATGCCTGATGGGACCTTTGCTACAGGTATGATCAGTCCTGTTTTTGAAAAGATTGGACAAGTACCATGGATTATTATCATTATGGTCATTGTAGTTGTTGTGGTACATGTATTTCTTACCTATACAAAACATGGCCGCTATATGTATGTGATTGGCGGAAATATTGAAGCTGCGAGATTGTCAGGAATACCTGTTAACAAATATAAAGTTGTAGCCTATCTTCTTTCAGCTCTTTTTGCAGCAATTGGTGGTATTGTTTTGGCTTCAAGAGTCATGACTGCTGAAATAAATGCGGGTGCTCCCTACTTAATGGACTCTGTTGCGGCAGCATTTATCGGGTTCTCCGTTTTAGGAGCAGGAAAGCCAAATGCATTTGGGACATTTGTCGGAGCTGTTTTAATTGGAATCCTCCAAAATGGTCTAGTGATGATGTCAGTTCCTTATTTTGCGATGGATATTGTAAAGGGAACCGTTCTTGCATTTGCCCTTGGACTAACTTACTATAAACTAAAATAA
- a CDS encoding amino acid ABC transporter permease, translating into MDFRFDIIAEYGPFLLKGTLLTIGLSLAGILLGTVLGLAIGLGKMLNNKLLALPFKWYITFFRGTPLFVQILLVHFGVVPFFTGETNGIAAAIIALSLNAAAYIAEIFRGGIQSIDRGQMEAARSLGMNHVQAMRHVILPQAFKRMIPPFGNEFIVLIKESSLAAVVAAPEIMYWGRAMSSQYYRVWEPYLTVAVIYLILTLTLSFLLNILERRLTTE; encoded by the coding sequence ATGGATTTTCGTTTTGATATAATCGCTGAATATGGTCCATTTTTATTAAAGGGAACATTGTTAACTATTGGCTTGTCTTTAGCTGGTATTCTCCTGGGAACTGTTCTTGGACTTGCGATTGGCTTAGGTAAAATGCTGAATAACAAATTGCTAGCGCTTCCTTTTAAATGGTACATTACCTTTTTCCGTGGAACGCCACTTTTTGTTCAAATACTATTAGTTCATTTTGGGGTAGTACCATTTTTTACGGGTGAAACAAATGGAATTGCTGCTGCAATTATTGCACTATCATTAAATGCTGCTGCATATATTGCTGAAATTTTTAGAGGTGGAATTCAATCCATTGATCGAGGACAGATGGAGGCAGCACGTTCATTAGGAATGAATCATGTTCAAGCCATGAGACACGTTATTCTGCCGCAGGCTTTTAAGCGAATGATTCCTCCGTTTGGAAATGAATTTATTGTGTTAATCAAAGAATCATCTCTTGCAGCAGTTGTTGCTGCCCCTGAGATTATGTATTGGGGTCGGGCAATGTCATCTCAATATTATCGTGTATGGGAACCATACTTAACAGTGGCTGTTATTTATTTAATTTTAACTTTAACTCTTAGCTTCTTATTAAATATACTTGAAAGAAGGTTGACGACAGAATGA